In Deltaproteobacteria bacterium, the DNA window GCTCATCGCCTGCCCCCACTGCGACCTGCTGCAGCGCCTCCCGGACCTCGCCCCGGGCGCGTCGGCGCGCTGCCCGCGCTGCGACCGGGAGCTCTGGCGCCGCCGCGAGGATTCGCTCGACCGGGCGCTCGCCCTGGCGCTCGCGGCCGCCGTGCTGCTGGTGATCGCTAACGTCGTTCCGATGCTCGGCCTGACCGTGGTCGGTCGCCAGTCGTACACCACCGTGTTCGGGGGCGTGGTGCAGCTCTGGAACGACGGCCGGGAGCTGGTCGCGGCGCTCGTGCTCTTCACCGCCGTCGTCGCGCCCGCGCTCCAGGTCGCGTTCATGCTGGCGATCGTGCTCGGCGCGCAACGGGAACGGCCGCCGAGCTGGGTCGGGACGCTCCTTCGCCACCATCCGACCACCTGCACCTGGAGCATGATCGAGGTCATGATGCTCGGCGTGCTGGTGGCGCTCATCAAGATCGCGGACTACGCGAAGGTGATCCCCGGCCTCGCTCTGTTCGTGCTCGGGGCGCTCATCTTCCTGCTCGCCGCGATGCAGGCGGGCTTCGACCCCCGCGAGGTGTGGAGCCGGGTCGAGTGGGCGGAGGCGCGCGCCCGTCGCAAGCTCGTCGGCGAACCGATGCCCGCGGCGACGTCATGAGCGCGGTCGCCGTCACCGCCATGCCGCACGGCCTGCAGAGCTGCCCCTCGTGTAGCCTGCTCTCCCGTCCCGCGCCCGGCGAGGAAGAAGGGCGCTGCCCGCGCTGTGACCGGACGCTCTCCTTCCGCGAGGCAGGGAGCATCCAGCGGAGCTGGGCGTTCCTGATCGCGGCGGCCATCTGCTACATCCCGGCCAACCTCCTCCCCGTCCTTACGACGGTCACGGCCTCGGGCCGCGACTCCGACACCATCATGCAAGGCGTCGTGCTCCTCTGGTCGCCAACCGGATGGCCACTCTCCCTGATCGTCCTCATCGCCAGCATCCTGATCCCGAGTGGGAAGATCGCGGCGCTCGCCTACCTGCTCTTCACGGCTCAGCGGGGCTCGATCGAGCGCAACGAGGAGCGCATCCGGCTCTACCGGATCGTCGAGCTGATCGGCCGCTGGTCGATGGTCGACGTGTTCGTCGACACCTTTACCGCCGCGCT includes these proteins:
- a CDS encoding paraquat-inducible protein A, coding for MTYNHPLSDASLIACPHCDLLQRLPDLAPGASARCPRCDRELWRRREDSLDRALALALAAAVLLVIANVVPMLGLTVVGRQSYTTVFGGVVQLWNDGRELVAALVLFTAVVAPALQVAFMLAIVLGAQRERPPSWVGTLLRHHPTTCTWSMIEVMMLGVLVALIKIADYAKVIPGLALFVLGALIFLLAAMQAGFDPREVWSRVEWAEARARRKLVGEPMPAATS
- a CDS encoding paraquat-inducible membrane protein A; translated protein: MSAVAVTAMPHGLQSCPSCSLLSRPAPGEEEGRCPRCDRTLSFREAGSIQRSWAFLIAAAICYIPANLLPVLTTVTASGRDSDTIMQGVVLLWSPTGWPLSLIVLIASILIPSGKIAALAYLLFTAQRGSIERNEERIRLYRIVELIGRWSMVDVFVDTFTAALVQLQPLMSVEPAIGLVFFAAVVVLTMLAVESFDPRLIWDPLSAREVQHA